DNA from Methanocalculus alkaliphilus:
CTTGCCAAGGTGGCAAACCCCCTCTTCTACTTCGGCCTGATCGGTATGCTTCTTACGGTAGCAGGCGGCCTTCTCGGGGTGTATGTCGTCTATGAGTGGTTCCAGAATATCGAACGGATTCCGATGACGATCCTGACGGTCCTGCTCATCATGGCCGGGCTGATGATCACGATGTTTGGACTCCTCGGCGATCTCTTCCTGGCATTTCACCGTGAGACGACACAGGAGCTGAAAAAAGTGCGGGAAGAGCTTGAGAGCCTCAAAGGGAAGATGGAGTGAGCCTGCCAGCATAGAAGAGGACACGGGTGGCATGTTCTGCCAGTGATGTATAGAGATATGCCTCATCCAGTGTCTTCCCGGCGGCAAAGGTTCCATGGCCTTGTGCAAGGACAAGATTTCTATTTTTCAGGGCGGAAGCGACATTTTTTGCAAGCTCTTCTGTTCCAGGGTCTCCTGAAACGACCGGGATCTCAGGTGCCAGCATCTTCCCTTCGCTGTCCAGCGGGATGATCTGATCCATCAGAAGGGATGCGGCGACGGCACAGGACGGATGGGCATGCACGATGGCCTTATGCGGGGTATCCCTGTAGATCGCCTGATGCACCCGGTACTCGCTTGAGGCGTTTTTTGGAACCTCCTCTCCATTCTGGACGAAGATGAGATCACCTGGTTCGTCCAGATAGGATCCGCTCCGTGTGATCAGGTATCCCTGTTCTGTTCTCTCACTCATATTTCCGAAGTTGCCACCGACCAGACCTTCAAGAAAGAGTCGTCGGCCTATCCGTTCAAAGCTTGTATGCTGCATGATGTACACTTCTTTGCTGTACAATGTTCTTTTGCATATTCGACGATCTGGCCGTGACAGGATCGGAGACGATTGTTGTCATGGTCCAGGAGTTCCAGAAAGAGTCTCCTGAGCTCTCTATCCGGGAGGTCGACTCCGGCACACCGGCAGATCTTCCTGGTATAGGCATCGATGACAAAGGTTGTGCGAAAGAGACCATAACAGAGGATACTGTCTGCGGTCTCCTCACCGACACCGTTTATTGTAAGGAGTGCCTCTCTGAGGTCATCGGTTGGCATCTCTCTGATCGCTTCGCCGAGGTCGTGTATGATGAAATCGGCGAGCCTCCGGAGCCGGGCTGTCTTGATGCGATAAAAGCCGGTGCACCGGATACAGGCTTCGATCTGCTCCGGGTCTGCGGTGCAGATCGCCTGAAGGGTCAGGAGGTCGGCATCTGCCAGTTTTCTACATGCAGATCTGACATTCTCCCATCGTGTCTGCTGGGTGAGGATTGCACCGATGGCGACCTCATCGAATCCGGCGTTCCACCAGTCGATATACCCGTATCTTTTATCAAAAAAAGAGATGAGATTGTGTAATCTGTCTCTCTCACTCATCAGATTAGCGGTTTTAAAAGCTCCATGAGACGGCCTGCATCTGTCACTCCCTCGAGTTTATGCACAACAGCCCCATCTTTTTCGATGATCAGTGTGGGAACGACCTGAATCTGGTATTTCCCTGCGAGATCCATATGCTGATCAACATCGAGCTTTTTGATCTCAACCGCATCTCCGAGTCGCTTTCCAACTTCCTCAATGTACGGAGTCTGCATCTTGCACGGTCCACACCAGGTGGCATAAAAGTCAATAAGAACTGGTCTGCTCATGGAAAATACCTGATCGTACAGTCGATGATAGGAGCAATAAAGATTGCCATTTCCCACTATTTCGTTGAGGTAAATTATATATAAATCAGAATGCGTAAGAGTATTTTTGAGGTGTATCATGGGAACAAAAGGAAGAATGATCGTCGGCATGAATGTTGATGAGCTTATTATGCTCCTCAACCGTGCACTTGCCGACGAATGGCTTGCGTACTACCAGTACTGGATCGGATCGAAGGTGATAACAGGACCGACGAAGGATGCGGTCATCTCGGAGTTGACACTCCATGCGACCGAGGAGCTTGGCCATGCCGACCTCATCGCTACCCGGATTGTGCAGCTGGGGGGTACCCCGATTCTTGAGCCGAAGGCGTGGTATGAGAAGACCAACTGCGGATATGAAGCACCTGTTAATCCATTTGTCAAGGAGGTGCTTAAGCAGAATATTAAAGGAGAGCAGTGCGCGATCGAGACCTATAACAATCTCCTCTCTGTTACGAAGGATTCTGATCCGATCACCTATACGATGGTGTTAGGAATCCTGGCAGATGAGATTGAGCATGAGGAGGATCTTCAGAGTCTGCTTGAGGATCTGGATGCCATTATCCGGGATTGAATAGAGTTCTTCTTTTTTTTGGAGTTCGAAACCTTTTGTCCGGATCTGACCTGAAAAGATGGAGAGGGAATCAGATCCGATTTGTGTACTTTGATCGGCTGATGGGTAGCGGAGATTCAGATCAGATGACGAATCTCATCTTCCGGTAGTCCGGTGATCTCTGCGATCTCACCGATGGACATCCCAAACGCCTTCATCCTTCGGAGAAT
Protein-coding regions in this window:
- a CDS encoding aldolase, giving the protein MQHTSFERIGRRLFLEGLVGGNFGNMSERTEQGYLITRSGSYLDEPGDLIFVQNGEEVPKNASSEYRVHQAIYRDTPHKAIVHAHPSCAVAASLLMDQIIPLDSEGKMLAPEIPVVSGDPGTEELAKNVASALKNRNLVLAQGHGTFAAGKTLDEAYLYTSLAEHATRVLFYAGRLTPSSL
- a CDS encoding endonuclease III domain-containing protein → MSERDRLHNLISFFDKRYGYIDWWNAGFDEVAIGAILTQQTRWENVRSACRKLADADLLTLQAICTADPEQIEACIRCTGFYRIKTARLRRLADFIIHDLGEAIREMPTDDLREALLTINGVGEETADSILCYGLFRTTFVIDAYTRKICRCAGVDLPDRELRRLFLELLDHDNNRLRSCHGQIVEYAKEHCTAKKCTSCSIQALNG
- the trxA gene encoding thioredoxin; its protein translation is MSRPVLIDFYATWCGPCKMQTPYIEEVGKRLGDAVEIKKLDVDQHMDLAGKYQIQVVPTLIIEKDGAVVHKLEGVTDAGRLMELLKPLI
- a CDS encoding ferritin-like domain-containing protein gives rise to the protein MGTKGRMIVGMNVDELIMLLNRALADEWLAYYQYWIGSKVITGPTKDAVISELTLHATEELGHADLIATRIVQLGGTPILEPKAWYEKTNCGYEAPVNPFVKEVLKQNIKGEQCAIETYNNLLSVTKDSDPITYTMVLGILADEIEHEEDLQSLLEDLDAIIRD